GCTCGCATAGCGCAGGGTGAAGACCCGCGATCCGCTCGAGAGCAGGCCTCGCTCGAAGGCCTGCTTACGCCCGACCACCGCGAGCACGCTCCCCTGCTTGAAGGCCTGAAGCCCGCCCATGGCGAGCAGGGACTGGAGGGCATCGCCCAGGCGCACGTCCTTGAGATCCAGGTTCACCGCCTGCGGCAAGTCGTCCTCGACCACGACGTTGAGGCGGCCCTTCTGGGCGACCAGACGGATGGCGTCCTTGAGCGGCAGGTTCGCGATCGACACCGAGATGGTCCGCTCGAAGGCGCCTCCCTTGAGCACCATCGGATCCTCGGTCGGAACCGCGAAAGCCGGCGCCGTGAGGGTGATGCCGAGCGAGAGGGCACAAGCAAGACGGGTGGTGGCCAGGTAGGTGGACATGAAGGGCTCCTAGGAGGTGGGAAGGCGCTTGGTCAGAAGGCGGCCGTTCTTGCGCAGCACAATGCGGTCGCTTGCGATCGAGACGAGGGTCGCGCCCGCCACGCGATCGCCGACGCGCAGAAGGCGCAGCTGGCCGGCGATGCGCATAGCCGCGAGGGCCTCGTCGTCGTCGTACGCAACCCCTCTGAACTCCACGTCGGCAAGATCCGACTGGCTCCGAGGTGCGGCTGAAGGCAAGGCAATGGTCGGCAGAGGCGGTGCGGCTGAGAGGGGCGGGATGCCCGGCTCGACTCGGCGCGCGCCGATGAGCGGGCGAAACGGATTCTTGCGGCCGAGCACGACACTCCCAGCGACCGAGGGAATTTCGGGTTCCGGAACAGCAAGCGCCGAGGTCTGCGCTGTGAGCAGCATGAGCGTCATGCTCAACGTGATCATTTTTTTCAAGGGACCCACCGTGCCGAACATCTCCGTGCCTGCCTCACCCGCCTACGTACATGAAATCATCGTCAAGAATGTGAAGACTTCGACAAGAACTCAAGAAAGCGTAAATTTCTCTCATCTTACCCGAGGGAGCTGAAGAAAAGCCTTAACAAGACAAGTTCTTAACACGATTGAGATGAAATTATCACCCTCTAGAGAACCACTTCAAAAATCAGCGCTTTCCCTTGCTTGATGGAAGCAGGATCAGCGAATCGCAGGATGGCAATTTCAATCAAATAGGGGGCCAGCACCTAAAAAAATAGAGGGTAAACCCCCTATTCGAAAATACGCCGCGGTGGTAGTTTTTCTTCGGATAGTCAGACGCAGCTTGCGTATTAATTACGTAAGCTGAGGAAAATTAAGGAAAAATTCAGATTCAGAGCGTATGATTCGGCTCGGTTCCGGCTCCTCGGCCGGCAAGAACGGAAGCGTTCCAGAGTCTTTTCGGGCGACAGGAGGCCCGCACGACCAATGAAGAATTTGATGAGCCACAAGAAGGCGCAGCGCGGTTTCACCCTGATCGAGCTTGCGATCATCATCGCCGTCCTCGGCATCCTGGGCGCGGTTGGCGCCGTCAAGATCGCCTCGATGAACGAGGATGCCAAGAAGGCGGGCGAGCTGACCGCCGTCAGCAATGCGCGCTCGGCCCTTGCAATGGCCGTCGCAAAGGCTAATGGTGCAAAAGTTACTCCGACCAACGTCGCGGACAACATGGACGGCACCACCGCCGTCTCCGGGGTGGACATCACCTGGGGCAAGTACAAGGTCACCCTCACGGGTAGCCAGACCGACGTGACGGGCGTTGCGACCGCTTCTTACACCCCCTAATACCGGCTTCCCGATAGCCTGCTGAAGAGGGTGAATCTTGCGATTGCCAACGCGCAGCGGCGATTCACACGGAAGACAGCATCAGAAGGGCTCGATCCTTCTGATGCTGTCCCTTATTGTGTTCGTCTTCATGTCCGCCTCGGTAGCGCTCGCCTCTGCGCAGCTCGTTCATGCCAAAGCGACACAAGCCCAGTACAGCAAATTCCTGGCACAAATGGCGGCCGAAGCCGGGGTCTACGCCTCCTTTAACGCCACCCAGAGCCTCAACCCCACTGAGCTGGACAGAGGAAATGGTCGCATCATCCGATACGAGACACGCATCTTGGGATCTTCACCCACATTTGGGATCCAGAGCACCGGCTCGGTGACCGTGCACGACTTCACCTACATCAGCATCATCCAGGCGACGGCGAGCAACGGCATCATCACGCAGTGGAGCTACGGCTCATGAGGTGGCGTCATCACGCGGGCTTTACGCTTGTCGAAGTCTCAATCGCCATCGCCATTATCACCATCGCCTTGGTCCCGGCCACCATCATGCGCCTCAAGGCCGCGCAGGCCAACGTAGCGATCGAAGAGCGCGAGAAGTTCGCCATCCTGGTACAGCGCCTGCTCGAAACCAGGGTGCGTGCCGTACCATTCGCCGCACTCACGAGCGTCAGTGGCGTGAACGATCCCGACACGAACTTGAAATACGACATCGCCTTTTCGCAATACGCCACTCCCTCGCCTTCCATCAACAAGGTCACGATCACGGTCTATCCCTCTAACTCCGCCATCCCGATCGATCGCCTCGTGACCCTCGTCGCAAAAGAGGCTACCCCGTGAAGTCCATCCATCACGCCAATCATTCTTTCCAGCGCGGGCTGACCTTGGTCGAGATCATGGTGAGTAGCCTCATCATGGCGAGCCTTATCGGCCTCATCGGCTTGGTCGCCTTGAACAGCTTCAAAATTGATTACACGCAACGGGGCGACGACCTTAATCACTTCAACTTCAACCGTCTCACCGAAGCGTTCTACAACGATGTGCACGCAAGCTCGGCGCTTAG
This genomic window from bacterium contains:
- a CDS encoding type II secretion system protein, which codes for MKNLMSHKKAQRGFTLIELAIIIAVLGILGAVGAVKIASMNEDAKKAGELTAVSNARSALAMAVAKANGAKVTPTNVADNMDGTTAVSGVDITWGKYKVTLTGSQTDVTGVATASYTP
- a CDS encoding prepilin-type N-terminal cleavage/methylation domain-containing protein translates to MRWRHHAGFTLVEVSIAIAIITIALVPATIMRLKAAQANVAIEEREKFAILVQRLLETRVRAVPFAALTSVSGVNDPDTNLKYDIAFSQYATPSPSINKVTITVYPSNSAIPIDRLVTLVAKEATP